The Nocardioides ochotonae genome segment CTGGCTCACCCCCGAGGAGCACGACCGCGCGGTCGCCCGCACCTCCCACGTCCCGCACCTGGTGGCCGCGACCGTCGCCTCCCGCCTGGCCACCGCCCCGGAGAACCACCTCGCGCTGTCCGGCCAGGGCGTCCGCGACGTCACCCGGGTCGCCGGGGGCGACCCCGCGCTCTACGGCCAGATCGTCACCGGCAACGCCGAGGCGGTGCTCGCCCTGCTCGGCGAGGTGCGCGAGCAGCTGGACCGCGTGATCGCGGCGGTCGGCGCGGGGGACCGCGACGCGCTCGAGTCGCTGCTGGCCGAGGGCGTCGCCGGCACCCGAGCCATCCCCGGCAAGCACGGCGGACCCCCGCGGCCCATGGGCTCGGTGTGGGTCTCGGTGCCCGACGTCGCCGGCGAGCTCGCACGGCTGCTCGCCGACGCGGTCGCCAGCGAGGTCAACATCGAGGACATCCGCATCGACCACGATCCCGCCCGGCCGGTCGGACTGGTGGAGCTGCTGGTCGAGGAGTCGCGTGTCGAGCATCTCCTCGGGTCCCTGGAGTCTCGCGGCTGGGTCACCCACAGGTAGGCT includes the following:
- a CDS encoding prephenate dehydrogenase, giving the protein MEIVGAGLLGTSVGLACRRSGVEVLLTDISSEHVRTASGLGAGRPRRADDRPALVVVAVPPDHLGTAIREALDRTAGTGAVITDVGSVKSGPLAAVADHPDVARYVGSHPMAGSERSGPLAGSASLFDGRPWAITPHLDSDVEAVELVEEMVRLCGATPVWLTPEEHDRAVARTSHVPHLVAATVASRLATAPENHLALSGQGVRDVTRVAGGDPALYGQIVTGNAEAVLALLGEVREQLDRVIAAVGAGDRDALESLLAEGVAGTRAIPGKHGGPPRPMGSVWVSVPDVAGELARLLADAVASEVNIEDIRIDHDPARPVGLVELLVEESRVEHLLGSLESRGWVTHR